The following coding sequences are from one Bradyrhizobium sp. 200 window:
- a CDS encoding branched-chain amino acid ABC transporter permease, translated as MLYREAGQFRTSYAQDSQIFPLRQDRIGIAIILIAAVMLPFVANSYWLSAILIPWLVLSLVALGQNILMGYAGQLSLGSAGFMAVGAFACYNLILRIDGIPFVVAVALSGVCAALVGIVFGLPSLRIRGLYLAVATLASQFFIVWALDKFGWFKNYDPAGVITAQPIVMFGHNFATPREKYWVVLAIVAVLALLAKNMARGSIGRGWMAVRDMDVAAEVMGFSLLRTKLQAFAISSFYCGVGGALFAFAYLQTVEPSAFGIDLSFRILFMVIIGGLGTIMGSFLGAGFILLMPIFLNIFFHTVFGKSVDATITSALEQVIFGVMIIMFLIFEPLGLARLWQLTKERLRLWPFKH; from the coding sequence AGATCTTTCCGCTGCGTCAGGATCGCATCGGCATCGCGATCATACTGATCGCGGCGGTGATGCTCCCTTTCGTCGCCAACAGCTACTGGCTGAGCGCGATCCTGATTCCATGGCTCGTGCTTTCCCTGGTGGCGCTCGGGCAAAATATCCTGATGGGTTATGCCGGCCAGTTGTCGCTCGGATCGGCCGGCTTCATGGCCGTGGGGGCGTTCGCCTGTTACAATCTGATTTTGCGCATCGACGGCATTCCGTTCGTGGTGGCCGTTGCGCTCTCCGGCGTTTGCGCGGCTCTCGTCGGCATCGTGTTCGGACTTCCCAGCCTGCGTATCCGCGGACTGTATCTAGCGGTCGCGACGCTGGCGTCGCAGTTCTTCATCGTCTGGGCACTCGACAAGTTCGGCTGGTTCAAGAACTACGATCCGGCGGGCGTGATCACTGCGCAGCCGATCGTCATGTTCGGCCACAACTTCGCAACACCCCGTGAGAAGTACTGGGTGGTGCTTGCGATCGTCGCAGTCCTTGCGCTTCTCGCCAAGAACATGGCACGCGGCAGCATCGGGCGCGGCTGGATGGCGGTGCGCGACATGGATGTCGCGGCCGAAGTGATGGGTTTTTCACTGCTGCGCACCAAGCTGCAGGCTTTTGCGATCAGCTCGTTCTACTGCGGTGTCGGCGGTGCGCTGTTCGCGTTCGCTTACCTCCAGACAGTGGAGCCTTCGGCCTTCGGCATCGATCTGTCGTTCCGAATTCTCTTCATGGTCATCATCGGCGGCCTCGGTACCATCATGGGCTCGTTCCTGGGCGCGGGCTTCATCCTGCTGATGCCGATCTTCCTCAACATCTTCTTCCACACCGTTTTCGGCAAATCCGTCGACGCCACCATCACCTCGGCGCTCGAGCAGGTGATCTTCGGCGTGATGATCATCATGTTTCTGATCTTCGAACCACTTGGGCTGGCGCGGCTCTGGCAACTGACAAAGGAGAGACTGCGGCTATGGCCGTTCAAGCACTGA
- a CDS encoding ABC transporter substrate-binding protein, which yields MLTDKMLRRVVPAISAAATLIAIAVTSTAAMAQEAQEQYFGIPSSRVGPYSAMGTGYYGGIIDYLNYVNMKQGGVNGVKLTYDECETEYNAARTVECYQRLLNKGDQKMVVFDTLGTPGAYAVIGRMAQDHVVLAQYGYGRTDAADGRVWPWVFNAAGHYWGQIAVKMNYIAQKEGGVAKMKGKTIVHLHIDTAYGREPLPAMRQIAKEWDFKLIEIAIPPPGLEQQSQWLQIRKEKADWVTFWGAGSGMNSTAITTAARVGFPREKMFYVTFGGAEEDMIPAGDAAKGTFVAANAAPGKEYPLIADIIKVVYGAGKGNMQNPERVGTVYYNRGVGAAAMWIEALKNAQKIHNKVGKTVNGDEFRDGYEALDITDEKLKEIGILGMSAPFKMSCAKHDGSERFKVMQWDGKKFQILTDWVPAPDPAFIRKLIEDSAAKYAAENNITPRKCS from the coding sequence ATGTTGACCGACAAGATGCTTCGCCGCGTAGTTCCCGCTATCTCCGCGGCAGCCACCCTCATCGCGATCGCGGTCACGTCGACAGCCGCGATGGCCCAGGAGGCCCAGGAACAATATTTCGGGATTCCGAGCAGCCGCGTCGGACCGTACTCCGCCATGGGCACCGGCTACTATGGCGGCATCATCGACTATCTGAACTACGTCAACATGAAGCAGGGCGGCGTCAATGGCGTGAAGCTCACCTATGACGAGTGCGAGACCGAGTACAACGCCGCGCGCACCGTGGAGTGTTACCAGCGCCTGCTCAACAAGGGCGATCAGAAGATGGTCGTGTTCGACACGCTCGGCACGCCCGGCGCCTACGCTGTGATCGGCCGCATGGCGCAGGACCACGTCGTGCTGGCCCAGTACGGCTATGGGCGGACTGACGCCGCCGACGGACGCGTCTGGCCGTGGGTGTTCAACGCGGCAGGCCACTACTGGGGGCAGATCGCGGTCAAGATGAACTATATCGCCCAGAAGGAAGGTGGCGTCGCCAAGATGAAGGGCAAGACGATCGTGCATCTGCACATCGACACGGCCTACGGCCGTGAGCCGCTTCCGGCGATGCGCCAGATCGCCAAGGAGTGGGACTTCAAGCTGATCGAAATCGCAATACCGCCGCCCGGCCTGGAACAGCAGTCGCAGTGGCTGCAGATCCGCAAGGAGAAAGCCGATTGGGTCACGTTCTGGGGCGCTGGCTCCGGCATGAACTCAACCGCAATCACCACCGCCGCTCGTGTGGGCTTCCCGCGCGAGAAGATGTTTTACGTCACCTTCGGCGGTGCCGAGGAGGACATGATTCCGGCCGGTGACGCGGCGAAAGGCACTTTCGTCGCCGCAAACGCCGCACCCGGCAAGGAATATCCGCTGATCGCCGACATCATCAAGGTGGTCTACGGCGCGGGCAAGGGCAACATGCAGAACCCGGAGCGCGTGGGCACGGTCTACTACAATCGCGGCGTCGGCGCGGCGGCGATGTGGATTGAAGCCCTCAAGAACGCGCAGAAGATCCACAACAAGGTCGGCAAGACGGTCAACGGTGACGAGTTCCGCGATGGCTATGAGGCGCTCGACATCACCGACGAGAAGCTCAAGGAGATCGGCATTCTCGGCATGTCGGCGCCGTTCAAGATGTCGTGCGCAAAGCATGACGGCTCCGAACGCTTCAAGGTGATGCAGTGGGACGGCAAGAAGTTCCAGATCTTGACGGACTGGGTGCCGGCGCCCGACCCGGCGTTCATCCGCAAGCTGATCGAAGATTCGGCGGCGAAGTACGCCGCCGAGAACAACATCACGCCGCGCAAGTGCTCCTGA